The following proteins are encoded in a genomic region of Micromonospora olivasterospora:
- a CDS encoding DUF3159 domain-containing protein, which yields MTTGQDRATEPESGPEEERLPTLAEQMADQLGGWRGLVESSIPVVVFVVANIVGELRPAIVASVATALLIAGLRLAQRRPVRHALNGLFGVGIGAFIALRTGDERDFYLPGILYGIGYGLVLLLSAAIRQPLVGWLWSVLVAKGRSDWRDDPRLVRTFTQLTVLWGVVWLAKVGVQAGLYLAHQDTALGVARLLLGYPPYALLLLITVWTVRRVTRETPAPEPLPGS from the coding sequence ATGACCACGGGACAGGACCGGGCGACGGAGCCGGAGAGCGGCCCCGAGGAGGAACGCCTGCCGACGCTCGCCGAGCAGATGGCCGACCAGCTCGGGGGCTGGCGGGGCCTGGTCGAGTCGAGCATCCCCGTGGTCGTCTTCGTGGTCGCCAACATCGTCGGCGAGCTGCGTCCCGCGATCGTCGCCTCGGTGGCCACGGCGCTGCTCATCGCCGGCCTGCGGCTGGCCCAGCGCCGGCCGGTCCGGCACGCGCTCAACGGCCTGTTCGGCGTCGGCATCGGCGCGTTCATCGCGCTGCGCACGGGCGACGAGCGGGACTTCTACCTCCCCGGCATCCTGTACGGCATCGGCTACGGCCTGGTGCTGCTGCTCTCCGCGGCGATCCGGCAGCCCCTGGTGGGCTGGCTCTGGTCGGTGCTGGTGGCCAAGGGCCGCTCGGACTGGCGCGACGACCCCCGGCTGGTGCGCACCTTCACCCAGCTCACCGTGCTCTGGGGCGTGGTGTGGCTGGCCAAGGTCGGCGTGCAGGCCGGGCTCTACCTCGCCCACCAGGACACGGCGCTGGGCGTCGCCCGGCTGCTGCTCGGCTACCCGCCGTACGCGCTGCTGCTGCTGATCACCGTGTGGACGGTGCGTCGGGTCACCCGCGAGACGCCGGCACCGGAGCCGCTGCCCGGCAGCTGA
- a CDS encoding potassium channel family protein, whose protein sequence is MRIAIAGAGNVGRSIAQELIDNGHQVMLIERQPKMLRPDRVPAADWVLADACELASLEEANLAGCDVVVAATGDDKANLVVSLLAKTEFAVPRVVARVNRAENEWLFTEQWGVDVAVSKPRVMAALVEEAVTVGDLVRLMTFRQGEANLVEITLPPTAPYVGQPIHAVPLPRDAALVAILRGKRVLVPSPDDPIEAGDELIFVCTAEVEDDVRAVILGADSVERTRGAS, encoded by the coding sequence ATGCGGATCGCCATCGCCGGCGCCGGAAACGTGGGCCGCTCGATCGCCCAGGAACTGATCGACAACGGCCACCAGGTGATGCTCATCGAACGCCAGCCCAAGATGCTCCGGCCGGACCGGGTGCCCGCCGCCGACTGGGTGCTCGCGGACGCCTGCGAGCTGGCCAGCCTGGAGGAGGCCAACCTCGCCGGCTGCGACGTGGTCGTCGCCGCGACCGGGGACGACAAGGCCAACCTGGTGGTGTCGCTGCTGGCCAAGACCGAGTTCGCGGTGCCCCGGGTGGTGGCCCGGGTCAACCGCGCCGAGAACGAGTGGCTGTTCACCGAGCAGTGGGGGGTCGACGTCGCGGTGAGCAAGCCGCGGGTGATGGCGGCCCTGGTCGAGGAGGCGGTGACGGTCGGCGACCTGGTCCGGCTGATGACGTTCCGGCAGGGCGAGGCGAACCTGGTCGAGATCACCCTGCCGCCCACCGCCCCGTACGTGGGACAGCCGATCCACGCCGTGCCGCTGCCCCGGGACGCCGCGCTCGTGGCGATCCTGCGCGGCAAGCGGGTGCTGGTGCCCAGCCCGGACGACCCGATCGAGGCCGGTGACGAGCTGATCTTCGTCTGTACGGCCGAGGTCGAGGACGACGTCCGCGCGGTGATCCTCGGCGCGGACAGCGTGGAGCGCACCCGCGGCGCGAGCTGA
- a CDS encoding potassium channel family protein: MHVVIMGCGRVGSTLAHSLESRGHSVAVIDQDADAFRRLSPDFAGITVTGAGFDGEVLRQAGIERADAFAAVSSGDNSNIISARLARETFGVSRVAARIYDQRRAQVYERLGIPTVATVRWTADRMLRHLVPEGNVEIFRDPTSTVSIIEVPVHKDWIGRPLRALEETAGARVAYLTRFGIGTLPTGSSVVQEGDQVFMLVTDDIMASVTSAAGSPPEGAH, from the coding sequence GTGCATGTCGTGATCATGGGCTGCGGCCGGGTCGGCTCGACCCTCGCCCACAGCCTGGAGTCCCGGGGGCACTCGGTCGCGGTGATCGACCAGGACGCCGACGCCTTCCGCCGGCTCAGCCCCGACTTCGCCGGCATCACCGTCACCGGTGCCGGCTTCGACGGCGAGGTGCTGCGGCAGGCCGGCATCGAGCGGGCGGACGCCTTCGCCGCGGTCTCCAGCGGCGACAACTCCAACATCATCTCCGCCCGGCTGGCCCGCGAGACGTTCGGCGTCTCCCGGGTGGCCGCCCGGATCTACGACCAGCGCCGGGCGCAGGTCTACGAGCGGCTGGGCATCCCGACCGTCGCCACCGTGCGGTGGACCGCCGACCGGATGCTGCGGCACCTGGTCCCGGAGGGCAACGTCGAGATCTTCCGGGACCCGACCAGCACGGTCTCGATCATCGAGGTGCCCGTACACAAGGACTGGATCGGGCGCCCGCTGCGGGCGCTGGAGGAGACGGCCGGGGCGCGGGTGGCCTACCTGACCCGCTTCGGCATCGGCACGCTGCCCACCGGGTCCAGCGTCGTGCAGGAGGGCGACCAGGTCTTCATGCTGGTCACCGACGACATCATGGCGTCGGTCACGTCGGCGGCCGGGAGCCCGCCGGAAGGAGCGCACTAG
- a CDS encoding APC family permease encodes MASPTSLLKRLLLGRPFRSDRLQHTLLPKRIALPVFASDALSSVAYAPDEILLTLSIAGASAYLLSPWIALAVVVVMLTVVASYRQNVHAYPSGGGDYEVATVNLGPRAGVAVASALLVDYVLTVAVSVSSGVANLGSVVPFVATHKVLIAVVAVVLLTAINLRGLRESGTAFAIPTYGFVIVIGGMLLTGLVRIFVLGHDLRAPSAGLEIQAEHSVAGFALVFLLLRTFSSGCAALTGVEAISNGVPAFKAPKSRNAATTLLLLGSIAVSMLVGIILLAHATGLQFVEDPKTQIVSGPAGYVQKTVTTQLGETVFGAGSVLLYVVAGMTALILFLAANTAFNGFPVLGSILAQDRYLPRQLHTRGDRLAFSNGIVFLAVFAVVLIVGFQAEVTRLIQLYIVGVFVSFTLSQAGMIRHWNRHLRTERDPEARRRMHRSRAINGFGMALTGTVLVIVLITKFLLGAWIAIAAMAVIYLLMLAIRRHYDRVAAELEPTEVRGVLPARNHAVVLVSKLHQPTLRAIAYARATRPDTLTAVTVNVDEKDTRDLQDDWERRELPVPLTVIDSPYREITRPIIEFVANIRRESPRDVVTVFIPEYVVGRWWENLLHNQSALRLKGRLLFEPGVMVTSVPWQLASTAGKDLSRLDATLSRGPARGPRVAPRSTLPPQVPPIDSAPRRREDGPADGGRP; translated from the coding sequence GTGGCCAGTCCCACCTCGCTGCTGAAGCGGCTTCTCCTCGGTCGACCGTTCCGGTCCGACCGGCTCCAGCACACCCTCCTGCCGAAGCGCATCGCGCTGCCCGTCTTCGCCTCCGACGCGCTGTCCAGCGTCGCGTACGCCCCCGACGAGATCCTGCTGACGCTGTCCATCGCGGGCGCGTCGGCGTACCTGCTCTCGCCGTGGATCGCCCTGGCCGTGGTCGTGGTGATGCTCACGGTCGTCGCCAGCTACCGGCAGAACGTGCACGCCTACCCCTCCGGCGGCGGCGACTACGAGGTGGCCACGGTCAACCTGGGGCCGCGGGCCGGTGTCGCGGTGGCCAGCGCGCTGCTGGTCGACTACGTGCTCACCGTGGCTGTCTCGGTCTCCTCCGGGGTGGCCAACCTGGGCTCCGTCGTGCCGTTCGTGGCCACCCACAAGGTGCTCATCGCGGTCGTCGCGGTGGTGCTGCTCACCGCGATCAACCTGCGCGGCCTGCGCGAGTCCGGCACCGCGTTCGCCATCCCGACGTACGGCTTCGTCATCGTCATCGGCGGGATGCTGCTCACCGGCCTGGTCCGGATCTTCGTCCTCGGCCACGACCTGCGCGCCCCGAGCGCCGGGCTGGAGATCCAGGCCGAGCACAGCGTCGCCGGGTTCGCCCTGGTCTTCCTGCTGCTGCGCACGTTCTCCTCCGGGTGCGCGGCGCTCACCGGCGTGGAGGCGATCTCCAACGGCGTGCCGGCGTTCAAGGCGCCGAAGAGCCGCAACGCCGCCACCACGCTGCTGCTGCTCGGCTCCATCGCGGTGTCCATGCTGGTCGGGATCATCCTGCTGGCCCATGCCACGGGCCTGCAGTTCGTGGAGGACCCGAAGACCCAGATCGTCTCCGGCCCCGCCGGGTACGTGCAGAAGACCGTCACCACCCAGCTCGGCGAGACGGTCTTCGGCGCCGGGTCGGTGCTGCTGTACGTCGTCGCCGGGATGACCGCGCTGATCCTCTTCCTGGCCGCGAACACCGCGTTCAACGGCTTCCCGGTGCTCGGCTCGATCCTCGCCCAGGACCGCTACCTGCCCCGGCAGCTGCACACCCGGGGCGACCGGCTGGCGTTCTCCAACGGCATCGTGTTCCTCGCCGTCTTCGCGGTGGTGCTGATCGTCGGCTTCCAGGCCGAGGTGACCAGGCTGATCCAGCTCTACATCGTCGGCGTCTTCGTCTCGTTCACCCTCTCCCAGGCCGGCATGATCCGGCACTGGAACCGGCACCTGCGCACCGAGCGGGACCCGGAGGCCCGCCGTCGGATGCACCGGTCGCGGGCGATCAACGGCTTCGGCATGGCGCTCACCGGCACCGTGCTGGTGATCGTCCTGATCACCAAGTTCCTGCTCGGCGCGTGGATCGCCATCGCCGCGATGGCCGTGATCTACCTGCTGATGCTGGCCATCCGCCGGCACTACGACCGGGTCGCCGCCGAGCTGGAGCCGACCGAGGTGCGGGGCGTGCTGCCCGCCCGCAACCACGCCGTCGTGCTGGTCAGCAAGCTGCACCAGCCGACCCTGCGGGCCATCGCGTACGCCCGGGCCACCCGGCCGGACACGCTGACCGCGGTGACGGTCAACGTCGACGAGAAGGACACCCGTGACCTCCAGGACGACTGGGAACGGCGGGAGCTGCCGGTGCCGCTGACCGTGATCGACTCGCCGTACCGGGAGATCACCCGGCCGATCATCGAGTTCGTGGCCAACATCCGCCGGGAGTCGCCGCGCGACGTGGTCACCGTCTTCATCCCCGAGTACGTCGTCGGTCGCTGGTGGGAGAACCTGTTGCACAACCAGAGCGCGCTGAGGTTGAAGGGGCGGCTGCTGTTCGAGCCGGGCGTGATGGTGACCAGCGTGCCGTGGCAGCTCGCGTCGACCGCCGGCAAGGACCTGAGCCGGCTGGACGCGACGCTGAGCCGGGGACCGGCCCGGGGCCCCCGGGTCGCCCCCCGCAGCACCCTGCCGCCGCAGGTGCCGCCGATCGACTCCGCCCCGCGCCGCCGCGAGGACGGCCCGGCCGACGGCGGCCGGCCGTGA
- a CDS encoding class I SAM-dependent RNA methyltransferase, with translation MTRQAGGARSAPPADGERRGLEEAERVELTVDAVAPGGHCVARVDGQVVFVRHALPGERVVAEVTEVHRGFVRADAVTVLDAAPQRVEPPCPYAKPGRCGGCDLQHVAPEAQLDWKAAVVREQLTRLAGLTEAEVDRLGVRVAALPGGQLGWRSRVRYAVDAAGRAGLLKHRSHEVVPIDRCLIAHPAIQELPVLPPSGARWPDADAVETVASTGGDVTVAALADGVPTPVSGPAAVREVAAGREWTVPASGFWQVHPAAADTLVDAVLDLLDPRPGESAWDLYGGAGLFAAALAGRVGPDARITLVESAADGVAAARENLRDLPRVEVVAARVETALARRRVTGPVDLVVLDPPRTGAGARVVRDLVVACPRAVAYVACDPAAFARDVRTFAGAGWRLAELRGFDLFPMTQHVELVGLLLPPAGTGR, from the coding sequence CTGACGCGTCAGGCCGGCGGGGCCCGGTCGGCGCCGCCGGCCGACGGCGAGCGGCGCGGCCTGGAGGAGGCCGAGCGGGTCGAGCTGACCGTGGACGCGGTCGCCCCCGGCGGGCACTGCGTCGCCCGGGTGGACGGCCAGGTGGTCTTCGTCCGGCACGCGCTGCCGGGTGAGCGGGTGGTGGCCGAGGTGACCGAGGTGCACCGGGGGTTCGTCCGGGCCGACGCGGTCACGGTGCTCGACGCCGCGCCGCAGCGGGTCGAGCCGCCCTGCCCGTACGCGAAGCCGGGCCGCTGCGGCGGCTGCGACCTGCAGCACGTCGCCCCCGAGGCCCAGCTGGACTGGAAGGCGGCGGTGGTCCGCGAGCAGCTCACCCGGCTCGCCGGGCTCACCGAGGCGGAGGTCGACCGGCTCGGGGTCCGGGTCGCGGCGCTGCCCGGCGGCCAGCTGGGCTGGCGGTCCCGGGTCCGCTACGCCGTCGACGCCGCCGGCCGGGCCGGGCTGCTCAAGCACCGCTCGCACGAGGTGGTGCCGATCGACCGCTGCCTGATCGCCCACCCCGCGATCCAGGAGCTGCCGGTGCTTCCCCCGAGCGGGGCCCGCTGGCCCGACGCGGACGCGGTCGAGACGGTCGCCTCCACCGGCGGGGACGTCACCGTCGCCGCGCTCGCCGACGGGGTGCCGACCCCGGTCAGCGGGCCGGCCGCCGTACGCGAGGTGGCCGCCGGCCGCGAGTGGACCGTGCCCGCGTCCGGCTTCTGGCAGGTGCACCCCGCCGCGGCGGACACCCTGGTCGACGCGGTGCTCGACCTGCTCGACCCGCGGCCGGGCGAGTCGGCGTGGGACCTCTACGGCGGGGCGGGGCTGTTCGCCGCCGCGCTCGCCGGCCGGGTCGGCCCGGACGCCCGGATCACCCTGGTCGAGTCCGCCGCGGACGGCGTGGCCGCCGCCCGGGAGAACCTGCGGGACCTGCCGCGGGTCGAGGTGGTGGCGGCCCGGGTGGAGACCGCGCTGGCGCGCCGCCGGGTCACCGGCCCGGTCGACCTGGTGGTGCTGGACCCGCCGCGCACCGGGGCCGGCGCCCGGGTGGTGCGGGACCTGGTCGTGGCGTGCCCGCGCGCGGTGGCGTACGTGGCGTGCGACCCGGCCGCCTTCGCCCGGGACGTCCGGACGTTCGCCGGGGCCGGGTGGCGGCTCGCGGAGCTGCGCGGCTTCGACCTGTTCCCGATGACCCAGCACGTGGAGCTGGTCGGCCTGCTGCTGCCGCCGGCCGGCACGGGGCGGTGA